A single window of Onychomys torridus chromosome 8, mOncTor1.1, whole genome shotgun sequence DNA harbors:
- the LOC118588636 gene encoding T-cell immunoglobulin and mucin domain-containing protein 2-like, producing the protein MVQAEFLKLLVKSLGMKPLLKPLGALSSYPVVEGVVGHPVTLPCTYSTNEGITTACWGLGECKLFYCARTLIWTNGYHVSYQRNSRYQLKGHISEGNVSLTIENALQSDGGPYCCIVAIPGSFQFVTYSLKVKPEVPGKPTTTGRPTTTGRPTTTGRSTTTSRHITISTRPTHVPTSPQVSTSSHPTPAQTQTHTPVTRTGRVRNLMVEVMRREIGSDFVPVHLASKLVL; encoded by the exons ATGGTCCAAGCTgaatttttgaaactattggtcaaGTCTTTGGGAATGAAACCACTTTTGAAACCactgg GTGCTCTGAGTTCTTACCCAGTAGTGGAAGGTGTGGTGGGTCACCCTGTGACACTGCCATGTACTTACTCAACAAATGAGGGAATCACTACCGCATGCTGGGGCCTTGGTGAATGTAAGCTTTTTTATTGTGCAAGAACGCTTATCTGGACCAATGGCTACCATGTGTCCTATCAGAGGAACAGCCGATACCAGCTCAAGGGTCATATTTCAGAAGGAAACGTGTCCTTGACAATAGAGAATGCTCTTCAGAGTGACGGTGGTCCATATTGTTGTATAGTGGCAATCCCTGGATCTTTCCAATTTGTGACCTATTCCTTGAAAGTTAAACCAG aagttccag GAAAACCCACAACTACAGGAAGACCCACAACTACAGGAAGACCCACAACTACAGGAAGATCCACAACTACATCAAGACACATAACTATTTCAACAAGAcccacacatgtacccacatcaCCCCAAGTCTCAACCTCTTCTCATCCAACACCAGCAcaaacacagactcacacaccag TGACAAGAACTGGCAGAGTCAGAAATCTCATGGTGGAAGTTATGAGGAGAGAAATTGGCTCAGACTTTGTCCCTGTTCACTTGGCTTCGAAGCTGGTTCTCTGA